The following coding sequences are from one Vulgatibacter sp. window:
- a CDS encoding energy transducer TonB — protein sequence MNLRERRRKEAATWNRRRAWVAIVLALLAHLIGVPALALLFTLRPASSAPPPEPKVSFVEIPASEWDATMGAARSEGPKAIGPKPSREKQPEEKKPEEEEKPEKPPGQVVETAPGNGREDPNAKLAAESSNQTDKETIARNRAPGAKVTMPKQTTTQKPTDEPADSPPKGKTGDGLARGDAGKGEDASKGKAGNKLEIPSVEKRDELALKNNPKGAGGFENREESEALQGNSDRFRIQQGEGEGEDAATGAGGPAGSGLPLARLFPSQASLDRITGGPAPDHVEGMEEGEATFLNTREWKYASFFNRVKRHVSETWDPIQALRRRDPTGEIYAWKDRHTLLTVVLAPDGKVSDVYVEQSSGVDFLDREAIAAFERAQPFPNPPRGLVDERGQIRFQFGFYLQTGRAGFRIFR from the coding sequence GCCCTCCTCTTCACCCTCCGCCCCGCCTCCAGCGCGCCGCCCCCGGAGCCGAAGGTCTCCTTCGTGGAGATCCCCGCGTCCGAATGGGATGCGACCATGGGCGCCGCCCGCAGCGAGGGGCCGAAGGCCATCGGTCCGAAGCCCTCGCGGGAGAAGCAGCCGGAGGAGAAGAAGCCCGAGGAAGAGGAGAAGCCGGAGAAGCCGCCGGGGCAGGTGGTGGAGACGGCGCCGGGCAACGGCCGCGAGGATCCGAACGCGAAGCTCGCCGCGGAGAGCTCGAACCAGACGGACAAGGAGACCATCGCCCGCAACCGCGCGCCGGGGGCGAAGGTCACCATGCCGAAGCAGACCACCACGCAGAAGCCCACCGACGAGCCCGCCGACAGTCCGCCGAAGGGGAAGACCGGCGACGGCCTCGCGCGCGGCGATGCTGGCAAGGGGGAGGACGCGAGCAAGGGCAAGGCCGGCAACAAGCTCGAGATCCCCTCGGTGGAGAAGCGTGACGAGCTCGCCCTGAAGAACAACCCGAAGGGCGCCGGCGGCTTCGAGAACCGAGAGGAGTCCGAGGCGCTGCAGGGCAACTCGGATCGCTTCCGGATCCAGCAGGGCGAAGGGGAGGGCGAGGACGCCGCCACCGGCGCCGGCGGCCCCGCCGGCAGCGGCCTGCCCCTCGCCAGGCTCTTTCCCAGCCAGGCCTCCCTCGACCGGATCACCGGCGGCCCGGCACCCGACCACGTCGAGGGGATGGAGGAGGGCGAGGCCACCTTCCTCAACACCCGCGAGTGGAAATACGCCTCGTTCTTCAACCGGGTGAAGCGCCACGTCTCCGAGACCTGGGATCCGATCCAGGCGCTCCGGCGCCGCGATCCCACCGGCGAGATCTACGCCTGGAAGGATCGCCACACGCTGCTCACCGTGGTCCTCGCGCCGGACGGCAAGGTGAGCGACGTCTACGTCGAGCAGTCGAGCGGCGTGGACTTCCTCGACCGCGAGGCGATCGCCGCCTTCGAGCGGGCGCAGCCCTTTCCCAACCCGCCGCGGGGCCTGGTGGACGAGCGGGGGCAGATCCGCTTCCAGTTCGGCTTCTACCTGCAGACCGGACGGGCAGGCTTCCGCATCTTCCGCTGA
- a CDS encoding alpha/beta fold hydrolase — protein sequence MKWNHLPAMTLSAAVLLAGCAHGGEEKKAGPSTRAVKQGGLDARLTGYDYPFPVSTFVVEAQQQKLEMAYMDVRPAQPNGRTVVLLHGKNFSGAYWADTIELLRDAGYRVVVPDQIGFGKSSKPERFQFSFQQLAASTRDLLDSLGVGDFSVVGHSMGGMLATRMALMFPERVEKLALVNPIGLEDWKQHVPYRTVDEWYAQELRATPEGVKRYMEQNYFDGQWKPAYDALVEMPIGWMQGPDWQQVAWNAALTYDMVFTQPVVHEFPEVKAETLLVIGQRDRTAVRTGSDAAVHARLGNYPQLGRKAAAAIPNATLVELAGIGHLPQVEAFDAYAAALVGFLR from the coding sequence ATGAAGTGGAACCACCTGCCGGCGATGACGCTCTCCGCTGCGGTGCTGCTCGCTGGCTGCGCCCATGGCGGCGAGGAGAAGAAGGCGGGCCCTTCCACCCGTGCGGTGAAGCAGGGCGGCCTCGACGCGCGCCTCACCGGCTACGACTACCCGTTCCCCGTCTCCACCTTCGTCGTCGAGGCGCAGCAGCAGAAGCTCGAGATGGCCTACATGGACGTGCGCCCCGCCCAGCCGAACGGCAGGACGGTGGTGCTCCTCCACGGCAAGAACTTCTCCGGCGCCTACTGGGCCGACACCATCGAGCTGCTCCGCGACGCGGGCTACCGGGTGGTCGTCCCCGACCAGATCGGCTTCGGCAAATCCTCGAAGCCCGAGCGCTTCCAGTTCTCCTTCCAGCAGCTCGCCGCCAGCACCCGCGATCTGCTCGACTCGCTCGGCGTCGGCGACTTCTCCGTGGTCGGCCACTCGATGGGCGGCATGCTCGCCACGCGGATGGCGCTGATGTTCCCCGAGCGCGTCGAGAAGCTCGCGCTCGTGAACCCGATCGGCCTCGAGGATTGGAAGCAGCACGTCCCCTACCGCACCGTCGACGAGTGGTACGCGCAGGAGCTCCGCGCCACGCCCGAGGGCGTGAAGCGGTACATGGAGCAGAACTACTTCGACGGTCAGTGGAAGCCCGCCTACGACGCCCTCGTCGAGATGCCGATCGGCTGGATGCAGGGGCCGGACTGGCAGCAGGTGGCGTGGAACGCGGCCCTCACCTACGACATGGTCTTCACCCAGCCGGTGGTGCACGAGTTTCCGGAAGTGAAGGCGGAGACCCTGCTCGTCATCGGCCAGCGCGACCGCACGGCGGTGCGCACCGGCAGCGACGCAGCGGTCCACGCCCGGCTCGGCAACTACCCGCAGCTCGGCCGCAAGGCGGCGGCGGCGATCCCCAACGCCACGCTGGTGGAGCTGGCGGGGATCGGCCACCTGCCGCAGGTCGAGGCCTTCGACGCCTACGCCGCTGCCCTCGTCGGCTTCCTGCGCTGA
- the gcvPB gene encoding aminomethyl-transferring glycine dehydrogenase subunit GcvPB, which produces MATERFFPKSSPGAHGIQYREPLIFERSEQGRMGVSLPDAGVPEADPASEIPAELLRGEIENMPSVTEVQAVRHFVRLSQLNYSVDTGFFPLGSCTMKFNPKVNEWAARLPGFAGAHPYLPEEQSQGALELMYRLERMLSEIAGLHVTTLEPAAGAQGELSGLMMIRAWHMANHGKPRKKVLIPDSAHGTNPASAALNGYVAVELKSNKDGVLEPETVAAAMDEDVAAIMMTNPNTLGIFETHVKEIAEIVHARGGLVYGDGANMNALLGRARPGDMGIDVMQYNLHKTFSTPHGGGGPGSGPVSVAKTLEPFLPRPIVVKDGNHYHLEFDRPQSVGKLRTFWGNFGMMVRAYTYMRELGPEGLKACSDLAVLNAQYIRALIEKEWNVPYGNRSLHEVVYNDKNLKETGCTTMDVAKALVDHGYHPPTVYFPLIVPGAIMVEPTETETKETLENFAQAMMAIAAQAREEPEALKEMPKKPIVERLDETRAARKPVLRWTPGFGAEE; this is translated from the coding sequence GTGGCCACCGAACGCTTCTTTCCCAAGTCCTCCCCCGGCGCTCACGGCATCCAGTACCGCGAGCCGCTGATCTTCGAGCGCTCCGAGCAGGGCCGCATGGGCGTCTCGCTCCCGGACGCCGGCGTGCCCGAGGCGGATCCCGCCAGCGAGATCCCCGCGGAGCTCCTCCGCGGCGAGATCGAGAACATGCCCTCGGTGACCGAGGTGCAGGCGGTTCGCCACTTCGTGCGCCTCTCGCAGCTGAACTACTCGGTGGACACCGGCTTCTTCCCGCTGGGCTCGTGCACCATGAAGTTCAACCCGAAGGTGAACGAGTGGGCGGCGCGCCTCCCCGGCTTCGCCGGCGCGCACCCCTACCTGCCGGAAGAGCAGAGCCAGGGCGCGCTGGAGCTGATGTACCGCCTCGAGCGGATGCTCTCCGAGATCGCCGGCCTGCACGTCACCACCCTCGAGCCTGCAGCAGGCGCGCAGGGTGAGCTCTCCGGCCTGATGATGATCCGCGCGTGGCACATGGCCAACCACGGCAAGCCGCGCAAGAAGGTCCTCATCCCCGACTCCGCCCACGGCACCAACCCCGCGTCGGCGGCGCTCAACGGCTACGTCGCCGTCGAGCTCAAGTCGAACAAGGACGGTGTGCTCGAGCCCGAGACGGTCGCCGCGGCGATGGACGAGGACGTCGCCGCGATCATGATGACCAACCCCAACACGCTGGGCATCTTCGAGACCCACGTGAAGGAGATCGCCGAGATCGTCCACGCCCGCGGCGGCCTGGTCTACGGCGACGGCGCCAACATGAACGCGCTGCTCGGTCGCGCCCGCCCCGGCGACATGGGCATCGACGTGATGCAGTACAACCTGCACAAGACCTTCTCCACGCCGCACGGCGGTGGCGGTCCCGGCTCGGGCCCCGTCTCGGTGGCGAAGACGCTGGAGCCCTTCCTCCCCCGCCCGATCGTGGTGAAGGACGGCAACCACTACCACCTCGAGTTCGACCGCCCGCAGTCGGTCGGCAAGCTCCGCACCTTCTGGGGCAACTTCGGGATGATGGTCCGGGCCTACACGTACATGCGTGAGCTCGGCCCCGAGGGGCTCAAGGCCTGCTCCGATCTCGCGGTGCTCAACGCGCAGTACATCCGCGCGCTGATCGAGAAGGAGTGGAACGTCCCCTACGGCAACCGCTCGCTCCACGAGGTCGTCTACAACGACAAGAACCTCAAGGAGACCGGCTGCACCACGATGGACGTGGCCAAGGCCCTGGTCGACCACGGCTACCACCCGCCCACCGTCTACTTCCCGCTCATCGTCCCCGGCGCGATCATGGTCGAGCCGACGGAGACCGAGACCAAGGAGACGCTGGAGAACTTCGCCCAGGCGATGATGGCGATCGCGGCGCAGGCCCGCGAGGAGCCGGAGGCGCTGAAGGAGATGCCGAAGAAGCCGATCGTCGAGCGTCTCGACGAGACCCGTGCCGCCCGGAAGCCCGTGCTGCGCTGGACCCCGGGCTTCGGCGCCGAGGAGTAA
- the gcvPA gene encoding aminomethyl-transferring glycine dehydrogenase subunit GcvPA translates to MRYHPHTESDIREMLAKIGVQSLDELFTSIPQSLQMDRPLAVEPALDERALMEHLEELAAKQPKAVPFLGAGAYPHHVPPSVDQLLLRGELYTAYTPYQPEIAQGTLQITFEFQTFVTLLTGLEIANASMYDGASATAEAALMSIRVGNGKRSKVVVSKALHPEYRETVRTYLGEGFELVEVAFDPLTGKTDLAALEAAVDANTAGVIIGYPNFFGVVDDLPGASKIAQQHGALCISATTEALAFGLLQAPGQLGADIAVGEMQSFGNGVNFGGPGLGFFATREKFLRQFPGRVAGATVDRKGERGFVLTLSTREQHIRREKATSNICTNHGLNAAAATIHLSMLGKHGLRAMALLNWRRAKYAREQLAAKGLEPVFSGPVFNEFAVHAPKDAVQRIGEAGLAGGLKLDRYYTELGDGLLLCVTELHDKARIDALVAALS, encoded by the coding sequence ATGCGCTACCATCCCCACACCGAGTCCGACATCCGGGAGATGCTCGCGAAGATCGGGGTCCAGAGCCTCGACGAGCTCTTCACCTCGATCCCCCAGAGCTTGCAGATGGACCGGCCCCTGGCCGTGGAGCCCGCCCTCGACGAGCGGGCTCTCATGGAGCACCTCGAGGAGCTCGCTGCGAAGCAGCCGAAGGCCGTCCCCTTCCTCGGCGCCGGTGCCTACCCGCACCACGTGCCGCCCTCGGTGGATCAGCTCCTGCTCCGCGGCGAGCTCTACACGGCCTACACGCCCTACCAGCCGGAGATCGCGCAGGGCACCCTGCAGATCACCTTCGAGTTCCAGACCTTCGTCACGCTGCTGACCGGTCTCGAGATCGCCAACGCCTCGATGTACGACGGCGCGTCGGCCACCGCAGAAGCGGCGCTGATGTCGATCAGGGTCGGCAACGGCAAGCGCAGCAAAGTGGTCGTCTCCAAGGCGCTCCACCCCGAGTACCGCGAGACGGTGCGGACCTACCTGGGCGAGGGCTTCGAGCTCGTCGAGGTGGCCTTCGACCCGCTCACCGGCAAGACCGACCTCGCCGCCCTCGAGGCTGCGGTGGACGCCAACACCGCCGGCGTGATCATCGGATACCCCAATTTCTTCGGCGTGGTCGACGATCTGCCCGGCGCCTCGAAGATCGCGCAGCAGCACGGCGCGCTCTGCATCTCCGCGACCACCGAGGCGCTGGCCTTCGGGCTGCTCCAGGCCCCGGGCCAGCTCGGCGCCGACATCGCCGTGGGCGAGATGCAGTCCTTCGGCAACGGCGTGAACTTCGGCGGGCCGGGCCTGGGCTTCTTCGCCACCCGCGAGAAGTTCCTCCGCCAGTTCCCCGGCCGCGTCGCCGGCGCCACCGTGGACAGGAAGGGCGAGCGCGGCTTCGTGCTCACCCTCTCCACCCGCGAGCAGCACATCCGCCGCGAGAAGGCGACGTCGAACATCTGCACCAACCACGGCCTCAACGCCGCGGCGGCGACGATCCACCTCTCGATGCTCGGCAAGCACGGCCTGCGCGCGATGGCGCTCCTCAACTGGCGCCGCGCGAAGTACGCCCGCGAGCAGCTCGCCGCGAAGGGGCTCGAGCCCGTCTTCAGCGGCCCCGTCTTCAACGAGTTCGCCGTCCACGCGCCGAAGGATGCGGTGCAGCGGATCGGCGAGGCCGGCCTCGCCGGCGGCCTGAAGCTCGACCGCTACTACACCGAGCTCGGCGATGGACTGCTGCTCTGCGTCACCGAGCTGCACGACAAGGCCCGCATCGACGCCCTCGTGGCGGCGCTCTCCTAG
- the gcvH gene encoding glycine cleavage system protein GcvH: protein MADYPKDLKYTKDHEWARIEGNQVTVGITAFAQESLGDVVYVELPEVGTEIKAGQPFGVVESTKAVSELFAPLSGKVVERNDAVVDSPETVNNDPYTAGWMIRVEASNETELASLLDQTAYTQFVEEQGH from the coding sequence ATGGCCGACTACCCCAAGGATCTGAAGTACACCAAGGACCACGAGTGGGCCCGCATCGAGGGCAACCAGGTCACGGTCGGCATCACCGCCTTCGCGCAGGAGAGCCTGGGCGACGTGGTCTACGTGGAACTTCCCGAGGTCGGCACCGAGATCAAGGCGGGCCAGCCCTTCGGCGTGGTCGAGTCGACCAAGGCCGTGAGCGAGCTCTTCGCCCCCCTGAGCGGCAAGGTCGTGGAGCGGAACGACGCGGTCGTCGACTCCCCCGAGACCGTGAATAACGACCCCTACACCGCCGGTTGGATGATTCGCGTCGAGGCGAGCAACGAGACGGAGCTCGCGTCGCTGCTGGATCAGACCGCCTACACCCAGTTCGTCGAGGAACAGGGCCACTAG
- the gcvT gene encoding glycine cleavage system aminomethyltransferase GcvT: protein MANSRRTPLYEAHKRHGGRLVEFAGWELPVQYAGVIEEHKAVREAAGLFDVSHMGEVWFLGEGALEACNELVTNDLARLADGQAMYAGLLNERGGFVDDVICYRFSPTKILVCVNASNADKDYAWMRDHAREGVTVKNESDDWAQLALQGPKAVAIAQKLTSHDLSAIKFFHFAEIELGGKAVIMARTGYTGEDGFEIFCQPGDAETLWEALLEAGKADGLQPAGLGARDSLRTEAKLALYGNDIDDDHTPLEAGLGWIVKWDKGDFMGRDALEEQKAEGVQRKLVGFTLTERGIPRHGYPILKDGERVGEVTSGTQSPTLGMPIGLAYVPTELAAEGSTFHVEIRGKPVAAKVVKTPFYKRQA from the coding sequence ATGGCCAACTCGCGTCGAACCCCGCTCTACGAGGCCCACAAGCGTCACGGCGGCAGGCTGGTGGAGTTTGCCGGCTGGGAGCTCCCCGTGCAGTACGCCGGCGTGATCGAGGAGCACAAGGCCGTGCGCGAGGCCGCCGGCCTCTTCGACGTCTCGCACATGGGCGAGGTGTGGTTCCTCGGCGAGGGCGCGCTGGAGGCCTGCAACGAGCTGGTCACCAACGACCTCGCCCGCCTCGCCGACGGCCAGGCGATGTACGCCGGCCTGCTCAACGAGCGCGGCGGCTTCGTCGACGACGTGATCTGCTACCGCTTCTCGCCCACGAAGATCCTCGTCTGCGTCAACGCCTCCAACGCCGACAAGGACTACGCCTGGATGCGCGACCACGCGCGCGAGGGCGTCACGGTGAAGAACGAGAGCGACGACTGGGCGCAGCTCGCGCTGCAGGGCCCGAAGGCCGTCGCCATCGCGCAGAAGCTCACCTCGCACGATCTCTCCGCGATCAAATTCTTCCACTTCGCGGAGATCGAGCTGGGCGGCAAGGCCGTGATCATGGCCCGCACCGGCTACACCGGCGAGGACGGCTTCGAGATCTTCTGCCAGCCGGGCGACGCCGAGACGCTCTGGGAGGCGCTCCTCGAGGCGGGCAAGGCAGACGGCCTCCAGCCCGCGGGCCTGGGCGCCCGCGACTCGCTGCGCACCGAGGCGAAGCTCGCCCTCTACGGCAACGACATCGACGACGACCACACGCCCCTCGAGGCCGGCCTCGGCTGGATCGTGAAGTGGGACAAGGGCGACTTCATGGGCAGGGACGCCCTCGAGGAGCAGAAGGCCGAGGGCGTGCAGCGCAAGCTCGTCGGCTTCACCCTCACCGAGCGCGGGATCCCGCGCCACGGCTACCCGATCCTCAAGGACGGCGAGCGCGTGGGTGAGGTCACCTCCGGCACCCAGAGCCCCACCCTCGGCATGCCCATCGGCCTCGCCTACGTGCCCACCGAGCTCGCGGCGGAGGGCTCGACCTTCCACGTCGAGATCCGGGGCAAGCCCGTCGCCGCCAAGGTCGTGAAGACTCCCTTCTACAAGCGGCAGGCCTGA
- the folD gene encoding bifunctional methylenetetrahydrofolate dehydrogenase/methenyltetrahydrofolate cyclohydrolase FolD — translation MAARIIDGKAIAAQVRGEVAEGVRAFAAAHGRAPRLELIRVGDDPASASYVRSKHKAATEAGIEVAEHHLPEDAGTAQILTLIERLNADEEVDGILAQLPLPAGCDEQAVLDAIDPAKDVDGLHLVNQGKLLAGRKDGLVACTPAGVMRLLREAGCDPRGKKAVVIGRSSLVGKPVALLLLQADATVTICHTKTADLEAEVRAAEIVVAAAGSLGLVRGAWIREGAWVIDVAMNRDEAGKLAGDVEFAAAAERAAAITPVPGGVGPMTIALLLQNTLRAAVLRTGSD, via the coding sequence GTGGCAGCTCGGATCATCGACGGCAAGGCGATCGCGGCACAGGTGCGCGGCGAGGTGGCGGAGGGCGTGCGCGCCTTCGCCGCAGCCCACGGCAGGGCGCCGCGGCTCGAGTTGATCCGGGTCGGCGACGACCCGGCCTCTGCCAGCTACGTGCGGAGCAAGCACAAGGCCGCCACCGAGGCGGGGATCGAAGTGGCCGAGCACCACCTCCCGGAAGACGCGGGGACGGCCCAGATCCTCACCCTGATCGAGCGGCTCAACGCCGACGAGGAGGTGGACGGCATCCTCGCCCAGCTGCCCCTGCCCGCAGGTTGCGACGAGCAGGCGGTGCTGGACGCCATCGATCCGGCGAAGGACGTCGACGGCCTCCACCTCGTCAACCAGGGAAAGCTCCTCGCGGGCAGGAAGGACGGCCTCGTCGCCTGCACCCCCGCCGGCGTGATGCGCCTCCTCCGCGAGGCGGGCTGCGATCCCAGGGGAAAAAAGGCGGTGGTGATCGGCCGCTCCAGCCTCGTCGGCAAGCCGGTGGCCCTGCTCCTCCTCCAGGCGGACGCCACGGTCACCATCTGTCACACGAAAACGGCGGATCTGGAGGCGGAGGTCCGCGCCGCCGAGATCGTGGTCGCGGCCGCGGGAAGCCTGGGCCTCGTCCGCGGCGCCTGGATCCGGGAGGGCGCCTGGGTGATCGACGTGGCGATGAACCGCGACGAGGCGGGCAAGCTCGCCGGCGACGTGGAGTTCGCCGCCGCCGCAGAGCGCGCCGCCGCGATCACCCCGGTGCCTGGCGGCGTGGGGCCGATGACGATCGCCCTCCTCCTCCAGAACACCCTCCGCGCCGCCGTTCTGCGCACCGGCAGCGATTGA
- a CDS encoding amidohydrolase family protein — translation MKKQLAILAVLALVGTAACGGDTEPHGGQGGTGATGGSGGTGGDGGVGGAGGDGGMGGSGGAGGEGGAGGAGGSGGTGGTGGDFTSGHPLPTVTTCENTVPASGCEATAGDGNLLVTADILVPGEVFRRGQVLVDADGVIQCVGCGCEEHVLAAGASRVACEDAVLSPGLINAHDHITYLKAPQPRTAEKYEHRHDWRTGADGHDELSSGGATSSIPALQWAELRFLMAGATATNGSVSGNNIVGLLRNLDHAASLLGLPGKRGVRYDTFPLGDSNGAKRTSGCQYGNIRTPSYFSSYDGYAPHVGEGIDAAARNEFECIRSGDNDLIEPQTALIHGVGLDPMQIAELAATGSKLVWSPRTNISLYGDTAAVTQYDSFGVTIALGTDWLQSGSMNMLRELACIDSLNQTYYGSYFTDEQLWLMATRNGAEAMAVGDVLGTIEVGKVADLSLFVGGGHADHRAVLEAEAQDVLAVFRAGKLLYGEADLVDGLRAEAGCDAVDVCGNQKKVCLSDEVGASFATLEGSNGSAYPLFFCGAPENEPTCVPSRDNTDSSLPDPVELGSTFYTGEAVEGDRDGDGIADEFDNCPSVFNPIRPMDGGLQPDFDGDARGDVCDVCPMNAGTEDCTLASLDDRDGDGVDEIEDNCPGLPNADQADADDDGKGDLCDLCPDVANPGAMGCPVTIAQIQNRDQTNPVPEGSNVSIECAVSRIRSSTGFWCQDRAGGPWSGIYVYTGTTPTVALGDDVRISGSYVEYNNLSEITSPQVTTIGAGTIPAATVVNPADIAPTGALAEAYESVLLRIENVTVTSPPDAQYKEFVVTGGVVVDDYGNSALGNWNYQVGDVFSSITGIQNQYQQRYNLLPFSTEDLVLQQ, via the coding sequence ATGAAGAAGCAGCTCGCAATTCTCGCGGTGCTGGCGCTGGTGGGCACGGCTGCCTGCGGCGGCGACACCGAGCCCCACGGCGGCCAGGGCGGCACCGGCGCGACCGGCGGCAGCGGTGGTACCGGCGGTGACGGTGGCGTGGGTGGCGCCGGCGGCGATGGCGGCATGGGCGGCAGCGGCGGCGCGGGTGGCGAAGGCGGAGCGGGCGGTGCTGGCGGAAGCGGCGGCACCGGTGGCACCGGCGGCGACTTCACCAGCGGCCATCCCCTCCCGACCGTCACCACCTGCGAGAACACCGTTCCCGCCAGTGGCTGCGAGGCCACCGCCGGCGACGGCAACCTCCTCGTCACCGCCGACATCCTCGTCCCCGGCGAGGTCTTCCGCCGCGGCCAGGTGCTGGTCGACGCCGACGGCGTGATCCAGTGCGTCGGCTGCGGCTGTGAGGAGCACGTCCTCGCCGCTGGCGCGAGCCGCGTCGCCTGCGAGGACGCCGTCCTCTCGCCGGGCCTGATCAACGCCCACGATCACATCACCTACCTCAAGGCGCCGCAGCCGCGGACCGCCGAGAAGTACGAGCACCGCCACGACTGGCGCACCGGCGCCGATGGGCACGACGAGCTCTCCTCCGGCGGCGCCACGAGCAGCATCCCCGCGCTCCAGTGGGCCGAGCTGCGCTTCCTCATGGCTGGCGCCACCGCGACCAACGGCTCGGTCTCGGGCAACAACATCGTCGGCCTGCTCCGCAACCTCGACCACGCCGCGAGCCTGCTCGGCCTCCCGGGCAAGCGGGGCGTGCGCTACGACACCTTCCCGCTCGGCGACTCCAACGGCGCGAAGCGGACCTCGGGCTGCCAGTACGGCAACATCCGCACCCCGAGCTACTTCTCGAGCTACGACGGCTACGCGCCCCACGTCGGCGAGGGCATCGACGCCGCCGCCCGCAATGAGTTCGAGTGCATCCGCAGCGGCGACAACGACCTCATCGAGCCGCAGACCGCGCTGATCCACGGCGTCGGCCTCGACCCGATGCAGATCGCCGAGCTCGCCGCCACCGGCAGCAAGCTGGTCTGGTCGCCGCGCACCAACATCAGCCTCTACGGCGACACCGCCGCCGTGACCCAGTACGACTCCTTCGGCGTCACCATCGCCCTGGGCACCGACTGGCTCCAGTCCGGCTCGATGAACATGCTGCGCGAGCTCGCCTGCATCGACTCGCTCAACCAGACCTACTACGGCTCCTACTTCACCGACGAGCAGCTCTGGCTGATGGCGACCCGCAACGGCGCCGAGGCGATGGCGGTCGGCGACGTGCTCGGCACCATCGAGGTGGGCAAGGTCGCCGACCTCTCGCTCTTCGTCGGCGGCGGCCACGCGGATCACCGCGCGGTCCTCGAGGCGGAGGCGCAGGACGTGCTCGCCGTCTTCCGCGCGGGCAAGCTCCTCTACGGCGAGGCGGACCTCGTCGATGGCTTGCGCGCCGAGGCGGGCTGCGACGCGGTCGACGTCTGCGGCAACCAGAAGAAGGTCTGCCTCTCCGACGAGGTGGGCGCGAGCTTCGCCACGCTCGAGGGCAGCAACGGCTCCGCCTACCCGCTCTTCTTCTGCGGCGCGCCGGAGAACGAGCCGACCTGTGTTCCCAGCCGCGACAACACCGATTCCTCGCTCCCCGACCCGGTGGAGCTCGGCTCGACCTTCTACACGGGCGAGGCGGTCGAAGGGGATCGCGACGGCGACGGGATCGCCGACGAGTTCGACAACTGCCCCAGCGTCTTCAACCCGATCCGTCCCATGGACGGCGGGCTGCAGCCGGACTTCGACGGCGACGCCCGCGGCGACGTCTGCGACGTCTGCCCGATGAACGCCGGCACGGAGGACTGCACCCTGGCGAGCCTCGACGATCGCGACGGCGACGGCGTCGACGAGATCGAGGACAACTGCCCCGGCCTTCCGAACGCCGACCAGGCCGACGCCGACGACGACGGCAAGGGCGACCTATGCGACCTCTGCCCCGACGTGGCGAACCCCGGCGCCATGGGTTGCCCGGTCACGATCGCGCAGATCCAGAACCGAGACCAGACGAACCCCGTGCCCGAAGGCTCGAACGTCAGCATCGAATGCGCCGTCAGCCGCATCCGGTCGAGCACCGGATTCTGGTGCCAGGACCGCGCGGGTGGTCCGTGGTCGGGGATCTACGTCTACACGGGTACGACGCCCACGGTTGCCCTCGGTGACGACGTTCGGATCTCGGGCAGCTACGTCGAGTACAACAACCTCTCGGAGATCACGTCGCCGCAGGTGACCACCATCGGCGCCGGAACGATTCCCGCCGCGACGGTCGTCAATCCGGCGGACATCGCGCCCACCGGCGCCCTGGCGGAGGCCTACGAGAGCGTGCTCCTCCGGATCGAGAACGTCACCGTCACTTCGCCACCCGACGCGCAGTACAAGGAATTCGTCGTCACTGGTGGTGTGGTGGTCGACGACTACGGCAACTCGGCGCTGGGCAACTGGAACTACCAGGTCGGCGACGTCTTCAGCTCGATCACGGGAATCCAGAACCAGTACCAGCAGCGGTACAACCTCCTGCCCTTCTCCACCGAGGACCTGGTGCTGCAGCAGTGA